A single region of the Hyphomonas adhaerens MHS-3 genome encodes:
- a CDS encoding enoyl-CoA hydratase-related protein, producing the protein MRDSDYDLIKLEATEEGLAVVVINRPDVHNAFNMELIAELTDAFKTIADQPTIRMMILRGNGHTFSAGADLNWMKRAATHTKEDNVRDAVNLAEMLQSLYEMPQMTLAMVQGGAMGGGAGLVAACDVAVAMSNTKFRFSEVRLGLTPATISPYVIDAIGPRWARALFTTAETFDAAFAEKIGLVQYVVESLEEMTKMEEHLANLVFSAAPGAVADAKKLVADVTGQIIDRDLGHETAKRIAARRVSDEGKEGISAFLEKRRPNWVR; encoded by the coding sequence ATGCGCGATTCCGATTACGATCTCATCAAACTCGAAGCCACCGAAGAGGGGCTCGCCGTCGTCGTCATCAACCGGCCCGACGTGCACAATGCCTTCAATATGGAGCTGATCGCCGAGCTGACCGACGCGTTCAAGACGATCGCCGACCAGCCCACGATCCGCATGATGATCCTGCGCGGCAATGGCCACACGTTCAGCGCCGGGGCCGATCTCAACTGGATGAAGCGCGCCGCCACGCACACGAAAGAGGACAATGTGCGCGATGCGGTGAACCTCGCCGAGATGCTGCAGTCGCTCTACGAGATGCCGCAAATGACGCTTGCCATGGTGCAGGGCGGGGCTATGGGCGGCGGCGCAGGGCTGGTGGCGGCCTGTGACGTGGCCGTGGCCATGTCGAACACCAAGTTCCGTTTCTCCGAAGTCCGCCTCGGCCTGACACCGGCCACGATCAGCCCCTATGTGATCGACGCCATCGGCCCGCGCTGGGCGCGCGCGCTGTTCACGACGGCGGAAACCTTCGATGCCGCCTTTGCCGAGAAGATCGGCCTCGTCCAGTATGTCGTCGAGAGCCTGGAAGAGATGACGAAGATGGAAGAGCACCTTGCCAATCTCGTCTTCTCCGCGGCGCCGGGCGCTGTGGCTGATGCGAAGAAACTGGTCGCCGACGTCACGGGCCAGATCATCGACCGGGACCTTGGCCATGAGACGGCAAAGCGGATCGCCGCGCGGCGGGTTTCCGACGAGGGCAAGGAAGGCATATCCGCCTTCCTCGAAAAGCGGCGCCCGAACTGGGTCCGCTAG
- a CDS encoding acyltransferase family protein — MSGNRFDLIRLVLATAVFAFHAVALTALDPSGPLESGLAVAAELSIQGFFIVSGALVAGSLARSKTVANYTGKRVRRLYPAYATVILIPAAVSLALTGNAAGVARYVGANLVFLNFLSPDLPGLFADNRFTAVNGALWTLKVEVMFYIALPVIAVLMRAFGRAGWVVLALLYAGGEAWRHLVPVLLQNSQAPDLARQLPGQLAFFASGIALWGLWHVAKARPMLFGAVGLLLLAASFAHPFAAPLRAAGLAGTIAAIAFLPGPVLNAARFGDVSYGVYITHFPILQAMIMAGLFVQLGFAAGFAIAALFVFAASFLLWHLVEKPALRPSSHYRQVAS, encoded by the coding sequence ATGTCCGGAAATCGATTCGACCTTATCCGGCTCGTCCTGGCGACGGCCGTCTTCGCCTTTCATGCGGTCGCGCTGACCGCGCTGGATCCGTCCGGCCCGCTGGAATCCGGCCTGGCCGTGGCGGCGGAGCTTTCGATCCAGGGCTTCTTCATCGTCTCCGGTGCGCTGGTGGCAGGATCGCTCGCCCGCTCGAAGACGGTGGCGAATTATACCGGCAAGCGCGTCCGGCGGCTCTATCCGGCCTATGCTACGGTCATTCTCATTCCCGCCGCAGTCAGCCTGGCGCTGACCGGCAATGCCGCCGGGGTTGCGCGGTATGTCGGGGCCAACCTCGTTTTCCTGAACTTCCTGTCGCCGGATCTGCCCGGGCTCTTCGCGGACAATCGGTTCACCGCCGTGAACGGCGCGCTCTGGACGCTGAAAGTGGAGGTGATGTTCTACATCGCCCTGCCGGTGATCGCGGTCCTGATGCGGGCCTTTGGACGGGCAGGGTGGGTCGTGCTGGCCTTGCTTTATGCGGGCGGGGAGGCGTGGCGGCATTTGGTGCCGGTGCTCCTCCAGAATTCACAGGCGCCGGACCTTGCCCGCCAGTTGCCGGGGCAACTCGCCTTTTTTGCCAGCGGCATCGCGCTCTGGGGCCTTTGGCATGTGGCGAAGGCGCGCCCGATGCTCTTCGGCGCGGTTGGGCTTTTGCTGCTGGCGGCAAGCTTTGCGCACCCCTTTGCCGCGCCGCTGCGGGCGGCGGGTCTTGCCGGCACCATCGCGGCTATCGCCTTCCTGCCCGGTCCGGTACTCAACGCCGCGCGCTTCGGCGATGTCAGTTATGGCGTCTACATCACCCACTTCCCGATCCTGCAGGCCATGATCATGGCGGGCCTGTTCGTGCAGCTCGGTTTTGCCGCGGGCTTTGCCATTGCCGCGCTGTTCGTCTTCGCGGCGAGCTTCCTGCTCTGGCACCTGGTCGAGAAGCCGGCGCTGAGGCCGTCGAGCCATTACCGGCAGGTTGCGTCCTGA
- a CDS encoding NAD(P)H-dependent oxidoreductase, with amino-acid sequence MTKSICIINGHPDPDPKHLIHALCDAYADGAESAGHTVTRIDVAALDIPLLRSAEEFETPPPEPILTEREKIAAAEHLLIAFPLWMGNMPAMLKAFFEQAARGEFFLGESDNGWPAQMMKGKSARVLVSMGMPGLVYRFGMDAGALKALERGLLGLSGFHPLHHTIIGGAGELGEEGYRSWETFCRKIGAEGT; translated from the coding sequence ATGACCAAATCCATCTGCATCATCAACGGCCATCCGGACCCGGATCCGAAACACCTGATCCACGCCCTGTGCGACGCTTATGCCGATGGCGCGGAAAGCGCGGGCCATACCGTCACCCGCATTGATGTCGCCGCACTCGACATACCGCTGTTGCGGTCCGCGGAGGAGTTCGAGACCCCGCCGCCCGAACCGATCCTGACAGAACGGGAGAAGATCGCCGCAGCCGAGCACCTGCTGATCGCGTTCCCGCTCTGGATGGGCAACATGCCCGCCATGCTGAAAGCCTTCTTCGAACAGGCCGCGCGGGGCGAGTTCTTCCTCGGCGAAAGCGACAATGGCTGGCCCGCCCAGATGATGAAGGGCAAGTCCGCCCGCGTGCTCGTCTCCATGGGCATGCCAGGCCTCGTCTACCGGTTCGGTATGGATGCCGGGGCCTTGAAGGCGCTGGAGCGCGGCCTGCTCGGACTGTCCGGTTTCCATCCCCTTCATCACACGATCATCGGCGGAGCGGGGGAACTTGGCGAGGAAGGCTACCGGTCCTGGGAAACCTTCTGCCGCAAGATCGGCGCCGAGGGCACCTGA
- a CDS encoding carboxyl transferase domain-containing protein: protein MPVLKSSLDVAGPRFAANKSAMERLLEDLRAHTSKAALGGPEGSRQRHVDRGKLLPRDRVERLLDPGSAFLEIGALAAHGMYGDEAPAAGIITGVGRVEGRECLIVCNDPTVKGGAYFPVTVKKHLRAQEIALENHLPCIYLVDSGGANLPHQSEVFPDREHFGRIFYNQAQMSAKGIPQIAAVMGSCTAGGAYVPAMSDETVIVRKQGTIFLGGPPLVKAATGEVISAEDLGGADVHARRSGVADHYAAHDSHALAIVRSIVRTLSKPKPQPFELTEPAEPLYDPAELHGLVPQDVREPYDAREVIARLVDGSEFHEFKKLYGETLVCGFARLYGMPVAILANNGILFSESAQKAAHFIELADQRRIPLVFLQNITGFMVGSKYEAGGIAKDGAKMVTAVATASVPKFTVVTGGSFGAGNYGMCGRAYSPRFLFMWPNARISVMGGEQAASVLATVKRDGIERKGGEWSADEEESFKQPIRDLYEAEGSPYFSTARLWDDGIIDPADTRRVLGLALSASLNAPFGERGFGVFRM from the coding sequence ATGCCCGTCCTGAAATCCAGTCTCGACGTGGCGGGACCGCGCTTTGCCGCGAACAAGTCCGCCATGGAACGCCTGCTTGAAGATTTGCGGGCGCACACGTCCAAAGCCGCGCTTGGCGGGCCTGAAGGCTCCCGCCAGCGCCATGTGGACCGGGGCAAGCTGCTTCCGCGGGACCGGGTCGAGCGCCTGCTGGACCCGGGCAGTGCCTTTCTGGAGATCGGCGCGCTGGCCGCCCATGGCATGTATGGCGATGAGGCGCCTGCCGCTGGAATCATCACCGGCGTCGGCCGGGTAGAAGGCCGGGAATGCCTGATTGTCTGCAACGATCCGACCGTGAAGGGCGGCGCCTACTTCCCCGTCACAGTGAAGAAGCATTTGCGGGCCCAGGAGATCGCGCTCGAAAACCATTTGCCTTGCATTTACCTTGTCGACTCGGGCGGTGCAAACCTGCCCCACCAGTCGGAAGTCTTTCCGGACCGGGAACATTTCGGGCGGATCTTCTACAACCAGGCCCAGATGAGCGCGAAGGGCATTCCCCAGATCGCCGCTGTCATGGGCTCGTGTACGGCGGGCGGCGCCTATGTGCCGGCCATGTCGGACGAGACGGTGATCGTGCGCAAGCAGGGGACGATCTTCCTGGGCGGACCGCCGCTGGTAAAGGCGGCGACGGGGGAGGTGATCTCGGCAGAGGATCTTGGCGGGGCCGATGTGCACGCCCGCCGGTCTGGCGTGGCCGATCACTATGCTGCGCATGACTCCCACGCGCTGGCCATCGTGCGCTCTATCGTCCGTACACTTTCAAAGCCGAAGCCCCAGCCCTTCGAGCTGACCGAGCCTGCCGAGCCGCTTTACGACCCCGCCGAACTTCATGGCCTCGTGCCGCAGGATGTGCGCGAGCCCTATGATGCCCGCGAAGTGATTGCGCGCCTCGTCGACGGCTCGGAGTTCCACGAGTTCAAGAAGCTGTATGGCGAAACCCTCGTCTGCGGTTTTGCCCGGCTCTACGGCATGCCGGTGGCGATCCTCGCCAACAATGGCATCCTCTTTTCCGAAAGCGCCCAGAAGGCGGCGCACTTCATCGAGCTGGCCGACCAGCGCCGTATCCCGCTCGTCTTCCTGCAGAACATTACCGGCTTCATGGTCGGCTCGAAATACGAGGCGGGCGGCATTGCCAAGGACGGCGCCAAGATGGTGACGGCTGTGGCCACGGCCAGCGTGCCAAAATTCACCGTCGTCACCGGCGGCAGTTTCGGCGCCGGCAATTACGGCATGTGCGGCCGGGCCTATTCTCCGCGCTTCCTGTTCATGTGGCCGAATGCCCGCATCTCCGTCATGGGCGGCGAGCAGGCCGCCAGCGTGCTCGCCACGGTCAAGCGCGACGGCATCGAGCGCAAGGGCGGGGAATGGTCTGCCGACGAGGAAGAATCCTTCAAGCAGCCGATCCGTGATCTCTATGAGGCCGAAGGCAGCCCGTACTTTTCCACGGCGCGCCTCTGGGACGATGGCATCATCGACCCGGCCGACACGCGCCGCGTGCTGGGCCTGGCCCTCTCGGCCAGCCTCAACGCCCCCTTCGGCGAACGCGGCTTTGGTGTCTTCCGGATGTAG